The Magallana gigas chromosome 6, xbMagGiga1.1, whole genome shotgun sequence genome includes the window TCctttattataatttaaacaGAGTTTTACAGCAAAATTAAATACTGCTTCGTGACtgtctaaaaataatttattctataACGCCCTTtacattaaagatttacccATATGAAATAGCGCCTATGGTTTAACGTGCATGTAATCTGAAGAGTCCTTAAAAGGAACGGAAAATGAAAAGACAAACAAAAATGTGAAGCAGTTTGGTATTTATAAATTCTACTCAGTAACTataattgacatattttcttatataatgGTGTATAATTCTTAGTAcaatctttttctttattctttataaatgtattctTAACACtcattataaacatttcccgttttttttttttacaaacatgaaaattatttatatttttttttgggggggggggttaacgtcgccttgaaatttaaatataaaagagagagagatatggaaaaataaacaaactaaactATCAAAATATAAGTAACTGCTACTATAAGTCAGTTTTATGTTATATGTTGGTCTTCAGTTGTGAAGATGAATGCAAATCGGGTCCGGTATTCCTTCACCCATGTAACCTCACACAGGGCAGATACGCCGCATATCGAaaaaacatatatcatatatcaaatatatataagatGATGccaatcatacatgtacattaaactAGTAAAATCAAACACATCAATAGAAGGGAAGATACAAGCTACCTGAGAGAACCGAGTTATCAACAATTTTggcttttaaaaattctcagaTAAAACTTTATACctttagcaattttttttcagaatttttgaTTTCGTTCAttatacataaatgtacatgtatacatgtactagggCTTCGCTCTTTCTACCTAGATATTCAAAGGAAAATGCCTTAAATCTATTTAAATGCTCAGACATCGCCGAGGAAAGAAAAACAACAATCTATTTGGGTGACATAAATGACCTTAAGGTAATAGGTAGTGATTTATTCAGAGCTTATATTACACAACGAAAGCAAACAGTCATCATCAGTGTCTACCTTAATGGGAGAAAAACCtcagtaaaatgatgatacTATATCATGATACGACAGaacatgaatatacatgtaacatatattgAGTCAGTCTATATTGTGTATTTCAGTACTTCTTATCAACACAGTGCACATGTTCTTTGGCTTTCATCCTTAAGGACACAATGCTAGAATTCCTAGGATCGAAGTCTGAGATTTTAGGACAATTTCCGAGGACTCCGGGGAATCCTCGGTACGAATTACTCATCGTGTTGCCCGGATGTGAGAACGGAGTAGCAAACATCGGATACGACGCAATGCAACTTTCTGGTGCTATTGACGTCACACTCCCAGATTCTGAATTTTTCACTGATGACGTCATCCAAGGATCCAACGGTAGGGGAGACCCAAAGGCAAcacttgatttttttgaaatgaaacCGGAAGGGAATTCGTCATTGATTCTGAGCGTTGTATTCTCCAGTTTATCTTGACGTCTCCACTTTGCTCGCCGGTTTTGGAACCATACCTTTCAAAACATCAgtgttatgaaaatgaaataagataatttatgaatattaaaattatttgattatttttacaattgcAGTTCATACGCAATTGCAGTTCATAACGCAACTTTTactaaaaatttgtttattggTTAAAGAAACTTTAGCATTATCCAATAACGAGAACAGGAAATGAATTGCAAATATTACTCAAATATTATCACAATTTCAGCAAACTCGTGAGAGTTTTCTGGAAAACAGTCGTCTTTATGGACATTAATATCTAGTTAATTGAACAACACGCTAAAAGACAGAGGGACAAAGGAGGCAAATACAGGAGACGCCAGTAATAACGCGTCTGTTGAAGTTAGGACCAATGGATACAATATCAACTCAGACCACGTCAAAGAAAGGGGCGTGGCGATCGACGGGACGTGCCCCGGAGCCAGGTAGACACAGCAAAGATTGGATGGGAAATCCCCTCATCGAAAAACCTCTTGGATGCAATTAAAACACTCATCGCCATTATTTCTTTCATCTTGGGTTTATTCATGTGAATAATTGAGGGTTACTTTTGAGCCATTAACTTGTTAGATGGCACTGCCTTCTCGCAGCGTTCGAATTATCTCCGTCACTGGCCCAGCTGTCCCTCTGTATCTGAGACTGAGGCAAAGAGTGAACAGATCCCATGCTAAGTCAATTATTGATGTCAAGTCTGAACAACTGGGGTAATGCTCTTATTGATGCTCCCTCTATAAACCTCGTTAGCTGAACAAAGTGACCCCCTTCACCCTGAAAGAACCCCATCAACTACAATAATTGCCATTGACAAGATTTGTAAACTGAAATAAATCGAGCTAATGAACTTGGCTATTACAGTTCTGTTTAGTttattaataacttattttagtaaagacatttttaatatttaac containing:
- the LOC105328500 gene encoding retinal homeobox protein Rx1 yields the protein MLSTHFPGQANLGGFHSIDALLGIREEMPNSYVCQDPRGRVLPENNRVQDPGAGPGNEMKLHKNFEGKKSGKADKESELRKKTRRNRTTFTTYQLHELERAFEKSHYPDVYSREELAMKIDLPEVRVQVWFQNRRAKWRRQDKLENTTLRINDEFPSGFISKKSSVAFGSPLPLDPWMTSSVKNSESGSVTSIAPESCIASYPMFATPFSHPGNTMSNSYRGFPGVLGNCPKISDFDPRNSSIVSLRMKAKEHVHCVDKKY